The nucleotide window GCCGCCCGAGCCGGGCACGCTGGTGACGGGCAGCCTGGACTGGGAGCGGCGCTTCCGCTTCATGCGGCTGCACACGGCGCTGCATGCGCTCTCGGGCATCGTCTGGACCGGCTGGAACGCCGACGTGACCGGCAGCAACATCGCCGACGACGGCAACCGCGCCCGCATGGACTTCTCCCTCGAAGGCATCCGCATCAACGAGATCAAGCAGGAGGTCGAGGACCAGCTCAACGCGGCTCTGGCCGACGGGCGCGAGGTCAAGGTCTACACCCTCCCCCGCGAGGAGGCCTTCCAGCTGCCGGACCTGATCCGCACTCATGTGAACCTGGTCCCCGAGCACATTCGCCAGATTCGCATCGTGGAGATCGTGGACCTGGACCGCCAGGCGGACGGCGGCACCCACGTGGCCAACACCGCCGAGGTCGGAGCGGTGCGCATCGTCAACGCGGTCAACAAGGGACGCATCAACCGGCGTCTCGAAATTGCCCTGGCGGACTGACGGCATGAGTTGCGGCGACTCGACATCGACTTCGGTGGATTCCCGCCCCGTATCAAGTACGGGGCAGGCTCTTCGCGGGAATGACGGATGGGGCCGGAATGTCGGACAAGTGCTGTTGGGACCCCTCACCCCAACCCTCTCCCGCAAGGGGAGAGGGGGCCGGACCGGGCGAGTCTCAGTCCGGCCGCTCTCACCTGTCATTCCGAACGAACGTGAGGAATCTAAGGACGTTGTGCTGTCTGTCCGCCCCTTAGATTCCTCGCCTGCGGCTCGGAATGACAGAGAGGGGACGCCAACGAACAAAAGGCGGGGACTCAGCACGTCGTGTCGAGCCCCTTCTCCCCTCGTAGGAGAAGGACACGATGAGGGGGTTTCGACGTGAGCTCTAGCAACCCTCCAGCCAAGCCACCCGACGCGGCCTCCCCCTTCCAGCCGCTGCCGGACGAGTTGGACTTTCCCTCCATGGAGCGCCGCATTCTGGACTTCTGGGCCGAGGCGGGCGCGTTCGAGAAGCTGCGCGCCAAGAACGCGGACGGCCCGCGCTGGTCCTTCATCGACGGCCCGATCACGGCCAACAACCCCATGGGCGTGCATCACGCCTGGGGCCGTACTTACAAGGACGTCTACCAGCGCTACCGCGCCATGCGCGGCTATCACCAGCGCTATCAGAACGGCTTCGACTGCCAGGGGCTCTGGCTCGAGGTGGAGGTGGAGAAGGAGCTGGGCTTCGAGACCAAGCGCGACATCGAGGCCTTTGGGCTGGAGGCCTTCGCCGACGCCTGCCGCGAGCGCGTCGACACCTACTCCGCCATTCAGACGTCGCAGTCGGTGCGCCTGGGCCAGTGGATGGACTGGGACGACTCCTACTACACCCACTCCGACAGCAACATCGAGCACATCTGGGGCTTCCTGCGGCGCTGTCACGAGCGTGGCTGGATCGAGGTGGCCCAGCGCGCCATGCCCTGGTGCGCGCGCTGCGGCACGGCGCTCTCGCAGCACGAGCTGATCGACACCTACCAGGAAATCACCCACGACGCGCTCTACGTGCGGTTGCCGCTGCACGGCCGGGACAACGCCTGGCTGCTCGTCTGGACCACCACGCCCTGGACCCTGGCCGCCAACGTCGCCGCCGCGGTCGATCCCGAGCTGACCTACGTCGAGGTCGAGATGGCCGACGGCAAGCGCTACTTTC belongs to Chloroflexota bacterium and includes:
- a CDS encoding alanyl-tRNA editing protein codes for the protein MATEDLYSTDSYVRTFEAVVQRAGPDGVVLDRTAFYPRGGGQPSDTGELRAGNEVWPVTRVQRRAGDIAHAVEGEPPEPGTLVTGSLDWERRFRFMRLHTALHALSGIVWTGWNADVTGSNIADDGNRARMDFSLEGIRINEIKQEVEDQLNAALADGREVKVYTLPREEAFQLPDLIRTHVNLVPEHIRQIRIVEIVDLDRQADGGTHVANTAEVGAVRIVNAVNKGRINRRLEIALAD